From a region of the Rhinolophus sinicus isolate RSC01 linkage group LG04, ASM3656204v1, whole genome shotgun sequence genome:
- the RCL1 gene encoding RNA 3'-terminal phosphate cyclase-like protein isoform X3, translating into MRLARDCALHIESARSVTPLTAVCRYSVRVSPQMANRIVDSARSILNKFIPDIYIYTDHMKGVNSGKSPGFGLSLVAETTNGTFLSAELASNPQGQGEAVLPEDLGRSCAKLLLEEIYRGGCVDSTNQSLALLLMSLGQQDVSKVLLGPLSPYTIEFLRHLKSFFQIMFKIETKPCGEELKGGDKVLMTCVGVGFSNLSKTLK; encoded by the exons ATGCGGCTAGCTCGTGACTGTGCATTGCACATTGAAAGTGCTCg CAGCGTGACACCCTTAACTGCAGTTTGTAGGTACTCCGTGCGTGTATCACCTCAGATGGCAAACCGGATTGTGGATTCCGCAAGGAGCATCCTCAACAAGTTCATACCCGACATCTATATTTACACAGACCACATGAAAGGCGTCAACTCTGGGAA GTCTCCAGGCTTTGGGTTGTCGCTGGTTGCTGAGACCACCAACGGCACGTTCCTCAGTGCGGAGCTGGCCTCTAACCCTCAGGGCCAGGGAGAAGCGGTGCTTCCAGAGGACCTCGGGAGGAGCTGTGCCAAGCTGCTCCTGGAAGAAATCTACAGG GGTGGATGTGTGGATTCGACCAACCAAagcctggctctgctgctcaTGTCCCTCGGACAGCAGGATGTGTCCAAAGTCCTGTTAGGCCCACTCTCGCCCTACAC gatagAATTTTTGCGGCATTTGAAGAGCTTTTTCCAGATTATGTTTAAAATTGAAACCAAGCCATGTGGTGAAGAACTTAAGGGTGGGGATAAAGTGCTGATGACCTGTGTTGGCGTTGGCTTCTCCAACCTTAGCAAGACCCTCAAGTGA
- the RCL1 gene encoding RNA 3'-terminal phosphate cyclase-like protein isoform X4 yields MRLARDCALHIESARVTPLTAVCRYSVRVSPQMANRIVDSARSILNKFIPDIYIYTDHMKGVNSGKSPGFGLSLVAETTNGTFLSAELASNPQGQGEAVLPEDLGRSCAKLLLEEIYRGGCVDSTNQSLALLLMSLGQQDVSKVLLGPLSPYTIEFLRHLKSFFQIMFKIETKPCGEELKGGDKVLMTCVGVGFSNLSKTLK; encoded by the exons ATGCGGCTAGCTCGTGACTGTGCATTGCACATTGAAAGTGCTCg CGTGACACCCTTAACTGCAGTTTGTAGGTACTCCGTGCGTGTATCACCTCAGATGGCAAACCGGATTGTGGATTCCGCAAGGAGCATCCTCAACAAGTTCATACCCGACATCTATATTTACACAGACCACATGAAAGGCGTCAACTCTGGGAA GTCTCCAGGCTTTGGGTTGTCGCTGGTTGCTGAGACCACCAACGGCACGTTCCTCAGTGCGGAGCTGGCCTCTAACCCTCAGGGCCAGGGAGAAGCGGTGCTTCCAGAGGACCTCGGGAGGAGCTGTGCCAAGCTGCTCCTGGAAGAAATCTACAGG GGTGGATGTGTGGATTCGACCAACCAAagcctggctctgctgctcaTGTCCCTCGGACAGCAGGATGTGTCCAAAGTCCTGTTAGGCCCACTCTCGCCCTACAC gatagAATTTTTGCGGCATTTGAAGAGCTTTTTCCAGATTATGTTTAAAATTGAAACCAAGCCATGTGGTGAAGAACTTAAGGGTGGGGATAAAGTGCTGATGACCTGTGTTGGCGTTGGCTTCTCCAACCTTAGCAAGACCCTCAAGTGA